From a single Asticcacaulis sp. MM231 genomic region:
- a CDS encoding DUF1491 family protein: MLLSADLWVSALLRRVSQAGSFAYIARRGDKSYGSVLVKVLNLRTRDLYVLREAQKGEETVWMRPVETLNEADLDAWIARQAKYDPDIWVVEIEDSEGRHFLTETVEV, encoded by the coding sequence ATGTTACTTTCAGCCGATCTGTGGGTCAGCGCCTTGTTGCGGCGGGTGTCGCAGGCGGGCAGTTTCGCCTATATCGCGCGCCGCGGTGACAAGTCGTATGGCTCGGTGCTGGTCAAGGTGCTGAATCTGCGCACCCGCGATCTTTACGTGCTGCGTGAGGCGCAAAAGGGCGAGGAAACCGTGTGGATGCGGCCGGTCGAGACGCTGAACGAGGCCGATCTTGATGCCTGGATCGCGCGTCAGGCCAAGTATGATCCGGATATCTGGGTGGTCGAGATTGAGGACTCCGAAGGCCGGCATTTCCTGACCGAGACGGTGGAGGTATAA